The sequence GCTGGCCAGATTGACTATACACAGCCTAGACCTATTGATAGGTCAGTGTTGTCATAGCAGCTCAACCATCGGTCCGAAGCTATTTGGAATGGGCAGGTAAAACACAACACTAAAGATTTAACTAatgtacatgcatttaattCATACAATGTACACGCATTTGCTGTCATATATTAATCCATGACTCTGTTCTGTGCAGGATCCAGGGTTCGTTACCTACCGTAGCTGTAGTTCAGAGTTCTCCAATCGAGAGGTAATGGTGGACGACCGAGTCAGGAACATCATCAAGGCAGttggtttggagggactccTTTGGGTCCCTGGTAGAGAGATTGACCATGGCCTGATAACGACCTTAGTGGAGCGATAGCAGCCCAAGACTCACACCTTTCACATGCCACATGGTGAGGTCACCATCACATTGCAAGATGTGGAGGTTCTTCTTGGGCTTCCTGTTGATGGTGACACTATAACAGGGAGCATGCAGAAAAATTGGGTGGATGTGTGCCGGGACTTCTTTGGCTTTCAACCTATAAATCAAGACAACCATAAGCAACTTACTAGCCAAAGGATTCTCATCAACTGGCTTTTGGAGGAAGTTGATAATCCATTGCCGCCTAATGTTGAAGAGGATCAGCTGCATAAGTACGTATGATGCTACATCCTAGCGCTACTGGGGGACACAATATTCATGGACAAATTTGGCGATAGGGTGCATCGAATGTGGGTGCAGTAGTTGGAAGACCTTCGTAAACCACGAAGGTACAGTTGGGGAAGTGCTTGTCTTGCATGGTTGTACCGAGAGCTATGCAGGGCAAGCGAGGACACCGGTCAGATTGGTGGGTGCTTACTGTTGGTTTAGTATTGGGTATGGGCCAGGTTCCCCTATTTGTGCCTGGCAGTTGAGCGTGGCCCGCCAGTGGGTGTTTATGGTCCTCCAGTGCGTGGTCCACTGTCCTTGAAGTAAGTCTCTACCTCATACACGTCATATACATTATGTGATCATTACCTAAGCCCACAATCATGTAACttgatttcctttatttattttaaaggtttctaccaattttttatgtcaacataaaaaacttttaaacaGAGGTTCAATATATATGATTACGTTAATATACTCTAATTTTGTGACTGTCATGTGGCTTGTATGTGCTTTGTTTTTATAAGGATTGTTTCTTATTCTAGtgatattattaattaagtaaatatcTATAAGATTATCTCAGTAGTTATATTTGATTACATTATTGTTTTAACATTGGAATTATCTCAGTAGGAAAGTTCTAGATATTGATCCCTTGTTCTTGATTGTAGGTGGTTGTGggtcccaaacaagaaaaataggcCCGCCCACATCTTCAGGGGCAGGTATCGCGAGCAAATAACTTCATTGTTGCCAAGCCAGGTATGAAAATgcattgttttacatgtttaggAACAAGTTATAGGTTTGGTGAgttttgaaatataaacattGTTGCCTAATGTGTTGTATACTTGTTTTTTGGCTATTGTAGGTGGTGTGGCAGCCATATGAAGCTGAGTTAGAGAACCTTCCGCCGTGGTACGTTGCAGGGAGGGCCGTGTGGA comes from Castanea sativa cultivar Marrone di Chiusa Pesio chromosome 3, ASM4071231v1 and encodes:
- the LOC142629119 gene encoding serine/threonine-protein phosphatase 7 long form homolog, whose translation is MPHGEVTITLQDVEVLLGLPVDGDTITGSMQKNWVDVCRDFFGFQPINQDNHKQLTSQRILINWLLEEVDNPLPPNVEEDQLHKFPYLCLAVERGPPVGVYGPPVRGPLSLKWLWVPNKKNRPAHIFRGRYREQITSLLPSQVVWQPYEAELENLPPWYVAGRAVWTVTVSLVCFHLVEKHTPDRIIHQFGMIQEISHNVDTDTVLHAIDLRGKVGIDWTREHAVHIDEWGNRLQRRCEAVLDDMPPQHEYHD